Proteins encoded together in one Chitinophaga varians window:
- a CDS encoding lamin tail domain-containing protein, with translation MNIPIVCIALLWQVASGSDTAAVPVYDVVIHEMMIKPSSVAGLPPFEYIELRNRSRRAVQLQHWTLAVNKREVALPSYLLQPDSLLLLCPAAAGFTGTNVLQVDRFPVLPDDTGLVVLYNNRREVMHAVAYTPSWYVLPAASRAGRSLEMIDPSLPCGGKINWAASSSPAGGTPGAYNSVAGHITEDTRPDLYFIEMPDSLHLLLHFSKTLDSLKAASPAGYRVGSSPVAAVTVLPPLFNIVALRLASAIDSGTVAVNGISDCAGNESGIKNSLPFSRPQSPVLGELVINELLFDPPAGIPEFIELYNRGTHAVSLEHIFLCVRKADGQPGPKKRLAAGSRLLMPGQWLAITTAADRLCGYYHCASPENIQEIASLPSMPAEGGTLLLLADSTVLDEVRYLPDFHFPLASQPKGVALERRDSGHTVNWISAAASAGYATPGYANSHIWPDMTDNARVTLEPAVFCPDDATATNRAVLQWTLPHAEWVGNVTVFTADGRPIRYLARNMTMGNKGNLYWDGFGENKVLLPPGIYIFFIEIFDLKGRVKRWKQPLVMARKLN, from the coding sequence ATGAATATACCCATTGTTTGTATCGCCCTGCTGTGGCAGGTTGCGTCGGGCAGCGACACGGCCGCTGTCCCTGTTTATGACGTCGTGATTCACGAGATGATGATAAAACCCTCGTCCGTTGCAGGTTTGCCGCCTTTTGAATACATTGAGCTGCGCAACAGAAGCCGCCGCGCTGTCCAGTTGCAGCACTGGACACTGGCAGTGAATAAGCGGGAAGTCGCCCTACCGTCTTATTTACTGCAGCCGGACAGCCTGTTGCTGCTCTGTCCCGCGGCGGCAGGCTTTACAGGGACTAATGTGTTACAGGTGGACCGGTTTCCGGTCCTGCCCGACGACACCGGGCTGGTAGTGTTATATAATAACCGCCGGGAAGTGATGCATGCAGTGGCTTACACACCTTCCTGGTATGTGCTGCCCGCCGCCTCCCGGGCAGGCCGCAGCCTTGAAATGATAGACCCGTCGCTGCCCTGTGGCGGTAAAATAAACTGGGCGGCTTCTTCCTCCCCGGCGGGAGGTACGCCAGGGGCCTATAATTCAGTGGCCGGGCATATCACAGAGGATACCCGGCCGGACCTTTATTTTATAGAGATGCCCGATAGCCTCCACCTCCTGCTTCATTTCAGTAAAACGCTTGACAGCCTGAAAGCGGCTTCCCCGGCCGGTTATCGGGTCGGCTCTTCTCCTGTGGCTGCTGTGACAGTACTGCCCCCGTTGTTTAACATTGTAGCCCTCCGGCTGGCATCGGCAATAGATTCGGGCACAGTGGCCGTAAATGGCATTTCCGATTGTGCAGGGAACGAAAGCGGCATTAAAAACAGCCTGCCGTTTTCCCGGCCACAGTCGCCGGTTTTGGGGGAGCTGGTCATCAATGAACTGTTGTTTGACCCGCCCGCAGGCATACCGGAGTTTATAGAACTATATAACCGCGGCACGCACGCTGTTAGCCTGGAACATATTTTTCTTTGCGTCAGAAAGGCAGATGGGCAACCAGGTCCCAAAAAAAGACTGGCTGCCGGCAGCCGCCTGCTGATGCCCGGGCAGTGGCTGGCCATTACTACAGCGGCCGACCGCCTGTGTGGTTACTATCACTGCGCCAGCCCTGAAAATATCCAGGAGATCGCCAGTCTGCCCTCTATGCCCGCAGAGGGCGGGACGCTGCTGTTACTTGCCGACAGTACTGTGCTGGATGAGGTGCGTTACCTGCCAGATTTTCATTTTCCGTTGGCAAGTCAGCCGAAAGGCGTGGCCCTGGAACGGAGAGACAGCGGCCATACCGTTAATTGGATATCAGCGGCTGCTTCCGCCGGATATGCCACACCGGGATACGCCAACTCCCACATATGGCCTGATATGACAGACAATGCCCGGGTTACGCTGGAACCGGCAGTGTTTTGTCCGGACGATGCGACCGCCACCAATCGCGCGGTGTTGCAATGGACGCTCCCCCATGCCGAATGGGTGGGCAACGTAACGGTCTTTACTGCCGACGGCCGTCCAATCCGTTACCTGGCGCGGAATATGACAATGGGAAATAAAGGAAATCTCTACTGGGATGGATTTGGAGAAAATAAAGTACTTTTGCCGCCAGGTATTTATATATTTTTTATTGAAATATTTGACCTCAAAGGCCGGGTCAAACGCTGGAAACAGCCCCTGGTCATGGCACGAAAGTTGAATTGA
- a CDS encoding aspartate-semialdehyde dehydrogenase — MKVAVVGATGLVGSKMLQVLTERNFPVTELIPVASEKSVGKEVTFKGKTWKVVSADTAISMKPNVAIFSAGGSTSLEWAPKFAAAGITVIDNSSAWRMDPDKKLVVPEVNGDALTQEDKIIANPNCSTIQMVLVLKPLHEKYKIKRVVVSTYQSVTGTGVKAVTQLMNERQGISGEMAYAYPIDLNVIPQIDVFLDNGYTKEEMKMVNETKKIMRDDTIKVTATTVRIPVMGGHSEAVNIEFENDYDVNEVRTLLSQTPGVIVVDDPSRAQYPMPKDAHDKDEVFVGRIRRDETQPNTVNMWIVADNLRKGAATNAVQIAEYLQQKNWL, encoded by the coding sequence ATGAAAGTTGCCGTAGTAGGAGCGACCGGTCTGGTAGGCTCAAAAATGTTACAGGTGTTGACAGAGCGGAATTTCCCTGTCACAGAATTGATTCCCGTGGCTTCTGAGAAGTCCGTAGGTAAGGAAGTAACATTTAAGGGTAAGACCTGGAAGGTGGTGAGCGCTGATACGGCTATTTCCATGAAACCTAATGTGGCTATTTTCTCTGCCGGCGGCAGCACCTCCCTGGAGTGGGCGCCTAAATTTGCGGCAGCAGGCATTACTGTCATCGATAACTCCAGCGCCTGGAGAATGGACCCGGATAAAAAACTGGTCGTTCCGGAAGTAAATGGTGATGCGCTCACACAGGAAGATAAAATTATTGCGAATCCTAACTGTTCTACCATACAGATGGTGCTGGTGCTGAAGCCCCTGCACGAAAAATACAAGATTAAAAGAGTGGTGGTGTCCACTTACCAGTCTGTAACCGGTACCGGCGTAAAAGCTGTTACCCAGTTGATGAACGAAAGACAAGGCATCAGCGGGGAGATGGCATATGCATATCCGATTGACCTGAACGTTATTCCTCAGATCGACGTGTTTCTCGATAACGGCTATACGAAAGAGGAGATGAAGATGGTGAACGAGACTAAGAAAATTATGCGCGACGATACCATCAAAGTAACGGCTACGACTGTACGCATTCCGGTAATGGGTGGGCATAGCGAAGCAGTGAACATCGAATTTGAAAACGATTATGATGTCAATGAAGTTCGTACGCTGCTTTCCCAGACGCCTGGTGTGATCGTGGTAGATGATCCGTCCAGGGCGCAATACCCGATGCCGAAGGATGCACACGACAAAGACGAAGTGTTCGTTGGCCGTATCCGCCGCGATGAAACACAGCCTAACACTGTAAATATGTGGATTGTGGCGGATAACCTGCGTAAAGGTGCTGCTACCAATGCTGTGCAGATTGCGGAATATTTGCAACAAAAGAATTGGTTGTAA
- a CDS encoding DUF2461 domain-containing protein: protein MLQPSTLKFLKSLKQHNNKVWFDEHRDQYLTAKADFESMVQQLIDGMAKQDATLAGLQLKDCVFRIYKDVRFSKDKTPYKINMAASFQAGGKKSTLAGYYFHLEPGGNSFAGGGLWMPPAPELKKVRQEIDYNFDEFERIIANKGFIKHFGKVEGDALKTVPQGYQSDNPAIAYLKLKSLIVSHPITDDACLQPSLVREILKTFALMQPLIAFINRAMD from the coding sequence ATGTTACAGCCTTCCACGTTGAAATTTCTAAAATCACTGAAACAGCATAATAATAAGGTCTGGTTCGATGAGCACCGGGATCAGTATCTGACTGCCAAAGCAGATTTTGAAAGCATGGTCCAGCAACTGATAGATGGTATGGCCAAACAGGACGCCACGCTTGCCGGACTGCAGTTGAAAGATTGCGTATTTCGTATATACAAAGACGTTAGGTTTTCGAAAGATAAGACGCCTTACAAAATAAATATGGCCGCATCCTTTCAGGCTGGCGGAAAGAAGTCTACCCTTGCGGGCTATTATTTTCACCTGGAACCGGGCGGCAATAGCTTCGCCGGCGGCGGCCTCTGGATGCCACCTGCCCCTGAGCTGAAAAAAGTGCGGCAGGAAATCGACTACAACTTTGACGAGTTTGAACGCATCATCGCCAATAAGGGTTTTATCAAACATTTCGGAAAGGTAGAAGGCGACGCCCTCAAGACGGTACCCCAGGGATATCAGAGCGATAATCCCGCTATAGCCTACCTGAAATTAAAAAGCCTCATTGTATCACACCCCATTACGGATGATGCCTGCCTGCAGCCATCACTCGTCCGGGAAATCCTAAAAACATTTGCGCTCATGCAACCGCTGATTGCATTCATTAACCGTGCAATGGACTGA